Proteins encoded by one window of Teretinema zuelzerae:
- the pyrH gene encoding UMP kinase gives MVTVLSVGGSIVAPDNPDPDFLNRFAALVREWLAEDASRKLILVVGGGGPARSYQQAYRAISPAASDEQADWIGIMATRLNAQLLKAVFADLCLTDVVYDPTAVEVFTGKILVAAGWKPGFSTDNDAVLLAERFNAPTVINLSNIAKVYTDDPRVNPEAKPIDEISWKEFRQIVGDEWVPGKNVPFDPVASLHAQKAGLSVVCAAGRDIENLRAILDGKPFTGTKIAG, from the coding sequence ATGGTTACAGTTCTTTCAGTCGGCGGTTCGATAGTCGCACCGGATAATCCGGATCCGGATTTCCTCAACCGCTTCGCGGCTCTGGTACGGGAGTGGCTCGCGGAAGACGCCTCCCGCAAACTTATTCTGGTGGTCGGCGGCGGCGGACCGGCCCGGTCCTACCAACAGGCATACCGCGCGATTTCTCCTGCGGCGTCGGACGAACAGGCCGACTGGATCGGCATCATGGCGACGCGGCTGAACGCGCAGCTTTTAAAAGCCGTGTTCGCCGACCTCTGCCTCACCGATGTCGTTTACGATCCTACCGCGGTAGAAGTTTTCACCGGAAAAATCCTCGTCGCCGCGGGCTGGAAACCGGGATTCTCGACGGATAACGACGCGGTGCTGCTCGCGGAACGATTCAACGCTCCGACGGTGATCAACCTTTCGAATATCGCCAAGGTGTACACTGACGATCCCCGGGTAAATCCCGAGGCTAAGCCCATCGATGAAATCAGCTGGAAGGAATTCCGTCAGATAGTCGGCGACGAGTGGGTTCCCGGAAAAAACGTCCCCTTCGATCCCGTCGCGAGCCTTCACGCTCAGAAAGCGGGCCTTTCGGTCGTCTGCGCAGCCGGACGCGATATCGAAAACCTTCGCGCCATTCTGGACGGCAAACCGTTCACCGGAACCAAGATAGCCGGCTGA
- a CDS encoding glucosaminidase domain-containing protein, with amino-acid sequence MSGCRTVPTETSQPPLGESRRIFSAGDLLIMGIGRANSRALVDFFLAHNADVDISKIRRLAAFYVAEARAEGVNPDVAFVQMCLETGFLRFGGLVTIDMNNFCGLGSIGPGQPGLSFPDEQTGVRAHVQHLKAYGSSEPLLGDLVDPRYRYVNPKGKSPDVHGLSGTWASDPGYGTKLEALLRRLYG; translated from the coding sequence ATGAGCGGCTGCCGCACTGTTCCAACGGAGACTTCTCAACCTCCTCTCGGCGAAAGCCGCCGGATTTTCTCAGCAGGAGATTTGTTGATAATGGGAATCGGCAGGGCGAATTCCCGGGCATTGGTCGATTTTTTTCTTGCGCATAACGCTGACGTCGATATAAGCAAGATCAGGCGTCTTGCCGCGTTCTATGTGGCGGAGGCGAGGGCTGAAGGGGTGAATCCCGATGTGGCCTTCGTGCAGATGTGCCTGGAAACGGGTTTTTTGCGTTTCGGCGGACTGGTTACGATCGATATGAATAATTTTTGCGGGTTGGGGTCGATCGGTCCGGGACAGCCGGGATTAAGCTTTCCGGACGAGCAAACCGGAGTGCGCGCCCATGTGCAGCATCTAAAGGCTTACGGCTCGTCCGAACCGCTACTGGGTGACCTCGTCGATCCCCGCTATCGGTATGTGAATCCGAAGGGGAAGTCTCCGGATGTTCACGGTCTTTCGGGAACCTGGGCGAGCGACCCCGGCTACGGGACCAAGCTCGAAGCGCTTCTGCGCCGCCTCTACGGCTAG
- the radC gene encoding RadC family protein has protein sequence MNMQDNKEDAQKPDVRERIKTRGARSLSDPELIALLLRSGTRDNPVLNLAGRVMKVLDDSTIDQAFDLLQNLQGMGEGKAATVLAALELGRRFSGILHKKVKTAADVYPLVQHYADRKQEHFLCVSLNGAHEVLGIRVVSVGILNRTIVHPREVFCDPITDRAAAILVCHNHPSGQLEPSEEDRGITKRLAEAGELLGISVLDHLILSPRGGFFSFVEAGIM, from the coding sequence ATGAATATGCAGGATAACAAAGAAGATGCGCAAAAGCCGGATGTACGAGAACGAATTAAAACGCGGGGAGCCCGTTCCTTAAGCGATCCCGAGCTTATCGCCCTGCTCCTGCGAAGCGGAACGAGGGATAATCCGGTGCTTAACCTGGCAGGGCGGGTTATGAAGGTGCTGGACGACTCGACTATCGACCAGGCGTTCGACCTGCTGCAGAATCTGCAGGGAATGGGCGAAGGAAAAGCGGCTACTGTTCTGGCGGCGCTTGAGCTCGGACGCCGCTTCTCGGGCATACTCCACAAAAAAGTAAAAACCGCGGCCGATGTATATCCGCTGGTCCAGCACTACGCCGACCGGAAGCAGGAACACTTTCTCTGCGTCTCGCTCAACGGAGCCCACGAGGTGCTGGGAATACGGGTAGTGAGCGTCGGGATACTCAACAGAACCATCGTGCATCCGCGCGAAGTATTCTGCGATCCGATAACGGACCGGGCCGCGGCGATCCTGGTGTGCCACAACCATCCGTCCGGCCAGCTCGAACCGAGCGAAGAGGACCGCGGCATCACCAAAAGACTTGCGGAAGCCGGAGAGCTTCTCGGAATATCGGTGTTGGATCATCTGATTCTCAGCCCGAGAGGCGGGTTTTTCAGTTTTGTCGAAGCGGGGATCATGTAA
- a CDS encoding NCS2 family permease: MEKLFKLKEHGTDARTELLAGLTTFLTMAYILAVNPGILGDAGMDRGAVFTATALASAIASIVMAFAANLPIALAPGMGLNAFFTYTVVLGMGYSWQTALTAVFLEGLLFIILSFVNVREAIVNSVPLNLKKAVAVGIGIFITLIGMKGAGIIVSNPATLVSLGNVTEGTALLAFIGLIITAILYALKVHGAILIGIIATTLIGIPMGITAPYGGWESFSLMSMPAAPHAFALDFSNVLTLKFFTVFFSFLFVDIFDTVGTLVGVSTQAGLLDKNGNVPRVKQALLADAIGTSAGALLGTSTVTSYIESSAGVAAGGRTGLTSLTTGALFLLALLFSPLFLLIPGAATAPALIIVGFLMMKPVTEIDFSDPTEGIPSFLAIVMMPFCYSIAEGIVYGVLSYVVLKVCTGKAKQIPLVTWAVFAIFVLRFFIH; encoded by the coding sequence ATGGAAAAACTATTCAAGCTCAAGGAGCACGGGACGGACGCCCGCACAGAGCTTCTTGCAGGTTTAACAACCTTCCTCACCATGGCCTACATTCTCGCGGTAAATCCGGGAATCCTCGGCGACGCAGGCATGGACAGGGGCGCCGTATTCACGGCAACGGCTCTCGCCTCGGCGATTGCTTCCATCGTGATGGCCTTCGCGGCTAATCTTCCCATCGCTCTGGCCCCGGGAATGGGACTCAACGCGTTCTTCACCTACACCGTCGTTCTGGGGATGGGATACAGCTGGCAGACGGCTCTTACAGCGGTTTTTCTCGAAGGACTCCTGTTTATCATTCTCTCGTTCGTTAACGTGAGGGAAGCGATCGTCAATTCCGTACCTCTCAATCTGAAAAAAGCGGTGGCTGTCGGCATCGGAATTTTCATCACTCTGATCGGGATGAAGGGGGCGGGAATAATCGTGAGCAATCCCGCGACTCTCGTTTCGCTCGGCAACGTCACCGAGGGAACAGCCCTCCTCGCCTTCATCGGATTGATCATCACAGCGATTTTGTACGCGTTGAAAGTGCACGGAGCGATCCTCATCGGCATCATAGCCACGACGCTCATCGGAATCCCGATGGGAATCACCGCGCCGTACGGCGGATGGGAATCGTTCAGCCTCATGAGCATGCCCGCAGCTCCCCACGCGTTCGCTCTAGATTTCTCGAACGTCCTCACCCTCAAGTTCTTCACCGTATTCTTCTCATTCCTTTTCGTGGACATCTTCGATACGGTCGGAACCCTCGTAGGAGTGAGCACCCAAGCCGGGCTTCTGGACAAGAACGGAAACGTGCCCCGCGTTAAGCAAGCCCTTCTCGCGGACGCGATCGGCACCAGCGCCGGAGCTCTTCTGGGAACCTCTACCGTAACGAGCTATATTGAAAGCTCGGCGGGAGTCGCGGCAGGCGGACGCACCGGACTGACCTCGCTCACGACCGGCGCGCTTTTCCTCCTTGCGCTTTTGTTCTCGCCCCTCTTCCTGCTGATCCCGGGAGCCGCAACGGCGCCGGCCCTCATCATCGTCGGATTCCTCATGATGAAACCGGTCACGGAAATCGATTTTTCAGATCCTACCGAAGGCATCCCCTCCTTCCTCGCGATCGTGATGATGCCGTTCTGCTACAGCATCGCCGAAGGAATCGTGTACGGAGTTCTCTCCTACGTCGTCCTCAAGGTGTGCACCGGAAAGGCAAAGCAAATCCCGCTGGTCACCTGGGCGGTGTTCGCGATCTTCGTGCTCCGCTTCTTCATCCATTGA
- a CDS encoding PEGA domain-containing protein encodes MKTRGLFFYCALFLLTSVNHGIAYAQTDDETTLTVRSDIAGAEVFINGALAGKTPLIVSPAKIGLWKIAVAMNGYYTEERTVRVEKGKETEVLIALRRITGMLKIENLPPNAVVSIQGIPPRSGGEETLIQLPEGPHTVLIRAFGYADVQTDVKITREKETLLKAEMQPAAFEATGFKASKKSFNPGNPGNLGIAAFSFSVSAPGSAALTLESPGGERFELARWDEFGGWDQEAVWDGLNPRTGSLEEGVWTAILSASDGSESRTQIEVDSAVSYPASGFSSGMSAAGPVASGTALPAESKTMQFELSAPAGRIQPGATAALGWRVGSPWTLETGAQAVLNPGEPGEGPSVRAAFSVKGGRPVLKDLRGAFYLRHMMGFGGSGDDGTDGGHAGEIFLRNGLAAGCAADWSKGLFALTADLSGTKGDARGNPMESPFTLSFGAAAAVRIKLFSAAFWLRGETGNLENGASAFTGDGTASFGLTNRLLLPGTNLAINGTIGRMIGATRIDSISASFGFLF; translated from the coding sequence ATGAAAACCCGCGGGCTCTTTTTTTACTGCGCCTTGTTTCTGCTGACTTCCGTAAACCACGGAATCGCTTACGCGCAAACCGATGACGAAACAACCCTTACCGTCCGTTCCGACATCGCGGGCGCCGAAGTTTTCATAAACGGAGCGCTCGCGGGAAAAACGCCGCTCATAGTCTCGCCCGCGAAGATCGGCCTCTGGAAGATCGCCGTCGCGATGAACGGATATTATACGGAAGAAAGAACGGTGCGCGTCGAGAAAGGCAAGGAAACGGAAGTCCTCATCGCGCTGCGCCGCATAACCGGAATGCTGAAAATCGAAAATCTGCCGCCGAATGCAGTCGTCTCGATACAAGGAATACCGCCGCGTTCAGGCGGAGAAGAGACGCTTATCCAACTGCCGGAGGGCCCGCACACCGTTTTAATCCGGGCATTCGGGTATGCGGACGTTCAAACAGACGTTAAAATAACGCGCGAAAAGGAAACGCTGTTGAAAGCGGAAATGCAGCCGGCGGCCTTCGAAGCGACCGGTTTCAAAGCTTCGAAAAAATCGTTCAATCCCGGAAATCCGGGCAATCTGGGAATCGCGGCGTTCAGTTTTTCGGTCAGCGCTCCGGGAAGCGCCGCGCTGACTCTGGAGTCTCCCGGCGGAGAACGTTTCGAACTTGCACGATGGGACGAGTTCGGCGGATGGGACCAGGAGGCTGTCTGGGACGGCCTCAATCCGCGCACAGGCTCGCTCGAAGAAGGCGTTTGGACTGCCATACTTTCGGCCTCGGACGGTTCAGAGAGCAGAACGCAAATCGAAGTGGACAGCGCCGTCTCCTATCCCGCTTCCGGCTTCTCGTCCGGAATGTCGGCCGCGGGTCCGGTCGCAAGCGGAACCGCGCTGCCCGCAGAATCAAAAACGATGCAGTTCGAGCTTTCCGCTCCCGCCGGACGGATTCAGCCGGGAGCGACTGCCGCTCTCGGGTGGCGGGTCGGTTCTCCCTGGACGCTTGAAACCGGCGCTCAAGCCGTCTTGAATCCCGGCGAACCGGGCGAAGGGCCTTCAGTTAGAGCCGCCTTCTCCGTCAAGGGAGGACGTCCGGTTCTGAAAGACCTTCGCGGAGCGTTCTATCTCAGGCACATGATGGGCTTCGGAGGATCAGGCGACGACGGAACGGACGGCGGGCATGCCGGAGAAATCTTTCTCCGCAACGGTCTGGCGGCCGGATGCGCGGCCGACTGGAGCAAGGGCTTGTTTGCGCTGACCGCAGACCTTTCGGGAACAAAGGGCGATGCCCGCGGAAATCCCATGGAAAGCCCGTTCACCCTTTCGTTCGGAGCCGCCGCGGCTGTTCGGATCAAATTGTTCTCGGCGGCGTTCTGGCTCCGCGGAGAAACCGGAAATCTTGAAAACGGCGCCTCGGCTTTTACCGGGGACGGAACGGCATCTTTCGGATTGACGAACCGGCTGTTGCTGCCGGGAACGAATCTTGCGATCAATGGAACCATTGGAAGAATGATAGGCGCGACGCGGATCGATTCGATTTCGGCGTCTTTCGGGTTCCTGTTTTAA
- the cls gene encoding cardiolipin synthase → MNIAGILLTTGYALNILLILFILFFEERDSSHRFTWLLLVSFIPVAGFLLYLLFSGTFFTRSRRMLRATRKAYSYYEKVLDDQQRNLESLIQSGTNPAVEEYGSLIHMNLTYGKSPVTSHNSVDVFLSGEEKYQTLFADILRAKETIHLSYFIIVNDSTGRELISVLSKKAAEGVAVRLLYDHVGSIFTSSTLFRPLKKAGGMVSRFFPISLFNPFSINYRNHRKLVIIDGKIGYFGGMNIADEYANRNNARPYYWRDTHLRITGPAVQFLQKQFLVDWYTSMAEDRDMHEDIPVWKFFTQISDEENPRPAALSRSEVLRVCDVPMQIVNSGPDDPRNDEIRDAMIHMITKAKKSVWIETPYFTPDQAFFTALKIAAFSGVSVEIIVPGSWDKWYVRLAAMPYIRELLECGVKFWQYEGFIHSKMMVIDGLIATIGTTNMDTRSFSLHFELNAFFYSEDFGKTCSAIFHDDQAKSKSVPRDFFHHTPMIRRAVWNFFRLFAPLM, encoded by the coding sequence ATGAACATTGCGGGAATACTGCTGACGACAGGCTACGCGTTGAATATTCTGCTCATCCTCTTCATCCTGTTTTTCGAGGAACGCGATTCTTCGCACCGATTCACCTGGCTGCTGCTCGTCAGCTTCATTCCGGTCGCCGGTTTTCTGCTGTACCTGCTTTTTTCAGGGACCTTCTTCACCAGATCGCGGCGAATGCTTCGCGCGACCCGCAAGGCCTATTCCTATTACGAGAAAGTGCTGGACGACCAGCAGCGCAATTTGGAATCCCTCATTCAAAGCGGAACGAATCCTGCGGTGGAAGAATACGGGTCCCTCATCCACATGAACCTGACGTACGGGAAAAGCCCCGTCACCAGCCACAACTCTGTCGACGTCTTTCTCTCCGGAGAAGAAAAATACCAAACGCTTTTCGCCGATATTCTGCGTGCGAAGGAAACGATTCATCTTTCGTATTTCATCATCGTAAACGATTCTACCGGACGCGAACTGATTTCCGTTCTTTCGAAAAAAGCCGCGGAAGGAGTCGCAGTCAGGCTTCTGTACGATCATGTCGGATCGATCTTCACTTCGTCGACCCTTTTTCGTCCGCTGAAAAAAGCGGGAGGAATGGTCAGCCGATTCTTTCCGATATCCCTATTCAATCCCTTTTCGATCAATTACCGCAACCACCGGAAGCTGGTCATCATCGACGGAAAAATCGGTTATTTCGGAGGTATGAATATCGCCGACGAATACGCGAATCGGAACAACGCGCGGCCCTACTATTGGCGTGACACCCATTTGCGCATCACCGGTCCGGCCGTCCAGTTCCTTCAAAAGCAGTTTCTCGTGGATTGGTATACATCGATGGCCGAAGACCGCGACATGCACGAAGACATTCCCGTCTGGAAATTCTTCACTCAAATTTCCGATGAAGAAAATCCGCGGCCGGCGGCTCTGAGCCGTTCCGAAGTTTTGCGCGTCTGCGATGTTCCGATGCAAATAGTCAACTCAGGACCGGACGATCCGCGCAACGACGAGATCCGCGACGCGATGATACACATGATAACCAAGGCGAAAAAAAGCGTATGGATCGAAACTCCGTACTTCACTCCCGACCAGGCGTTTTTCACCGCGCTCAAAATCGCGGCCTTCTCGGGCGTATCGGTAGAAATCATCGTGCCGGGAAGCTGGGACAAATGGTACGTAAGGCTCGCCGCCATGCCCTACATCCGGGAGCTTCTCGAATGCGGCGTGAAATTCTGGCAGTACGAAGGCTTCATCCATTCAAAAATGATGGTAATAGACGGATTGATCGCGACCATCGGCACGACGAACATGGATACAAGAAGCTTCTCGCTGCATTTCGAGCTGAACGCCTTTTTCTACTCTGAAGACTTCGGAAAAACATGCTCCGCGATTTTTCATGACGACCAGGCAAAGTCGAAGTCAGTTCCGCGAGACTTCTTCCATCATACGCCGATGATCCGGAGAGCAGTATGGAATTTCTTCCGCCTCTTCGCCCCGCTCATGTAG
- a CDS encoding S1C family serine protease, with the protein MRLYSKNQVIGIVLVAAALASGFTLLISSRDSDTAAVNSEASLETPELVLQTGTMYGNDEFALSTLDVASSDGYTQDEQQNISVYERANEAVVNITTETVGINWFLEPVPQEGGSGSGSIIDTRGYVVTNTHVIANAVKIFISLSDGSQFEGTVVGTDKENDIAVLKFDPPKNRDLSTIPFGNSSNLKVGQKVLAIGNPFGFERTLTTGIVSALGRPIKTASNTIIKDMIQTDTAINPGNSGGPLLDTQGRMIGINTMIYSTSGSSAGIGFSIPVNTAKRVVSELIQFGKVRRGSIDAELVQLNSSIANYARLSTNNGLLVSRVGAGSNAEKAGLKGGTEAVRYGAGRSSSIIYLGGDVITGIGKDKIDTLTDYYSALESRKPGETVEVTVLRGRNQLTLKMVLAERQ; encoded by the coding sequence ATGCGTCTTTATAGTAAGAATCAGGTAATAGGAATCGTCCTTGTCGCGGCCGCTCTTGCCTCGGGATTCACCCTTTTGATTTCTTCGCGCGACAGCGATACAGCGGCTGTTAATTCAGAAGCATCATTAGAAACTCCCGAACTTGTTCTTCAAACGGGCACAATGTACGGCAACGACGAATTCGCGCTTTCAACTCTGGATGTTGCCTCCTCCGACGGGTATACACAGGACGAACAGCAAAACATATCGGTATACGAGCGGGCGAACGAAGCCGTCGTGAACATTACGACTGAGACGGTCGGCATCAACTGGTTCCTCGAGCCGGTGCCGCAGGAAGGCGGTTCCGGATCAGGGTCGATCATCGATACGAGGGGGTATGTCGTGACCAATACCCACGTAATAGCGAACGCGGTGAAAATATTCATATCGCTCTCGGACGGAAGCCAGTTCGAAGGAACGGTAGTCGGTACAGACAAGGAAAACGATATCGCCGTGTTGAAATTCGATCCTCCGAAAAACAGGGATCTCAGCACTATACCGTTCGGAAACTCCTCGAATCTCAAGGTCGGACAAAAGGTGCTCGCCATCGGAAACCCGTTCGGCTTCGAAAGAACGCTGACCACCGGCATAGTCTCCGCCCTCGGCCGTCCGATAAAAACAGCGTCGAACACCATCATCAAAGACATGATCCAAACAGACACCGCGATCAATCCGGGAAACTCGGGAGGCCCCCTCCTGGACACCCAGGGACGCATGATCGGCATCAATACCATGATCTACTCCACCTCCGGAAGCTCCGCGGGCATCGGCTTCTCCATTCCCGTCAACACGGCCAAAAGAGTCGTGTCCGAACTCATTCAATTCGGAAAGGTTCGCAGAGGGTCGATAGACGCCGAACTTGTCCAGCTTAATTCGTCGATAGCCAATTACGCGCGGCTCTCCACCAACAACGGGCTTTTGGTTTCACGCGTGGGAGCCGGAAGCAACGCGGAAAAAGCAGGACTGAAGGGCGGAACCGAAGCCGTGCGCTACGGCGCCGGACGCTCGAGTTCAATCATTTATCTCGGCGGCGACGTCATCACCGGAATCGGAAAAGACAAAATCGATACACTCACCGATTACTACTCTGCCCTCGAATCGAGAAAACCCGGAGAGACTGTCGAAGTGACGGTTCTCCGGGGAAGAAACCAATTAACCTTGAAAATGGTTCTGGCGGAACGCCAGTAA
- the uvrB gene encoding excinuclease ABC subunit UvrB translates to MRPFKVVSDYSPAGDQPEAIRELVEGIRAGDRFQTLKGVTGSGKTFTMAKIIEEVQRPTLVMSHNKTLAAQLYREFKSFFPNNAVEYFVSYYDYYQPEAYVPSRDLYIEKDAAINDEIDRMRLAATFSLMERRDVIVVSTVSCIYGLGLPESWRDLRIHVEIGKPLNPDELKKQLVSLQYERNDAVLDRGRFRSRGDVLEIFPAYLEEAYRLEFDWEDLVRIRKFNPVSGETVMELDELSIYPAKHFVMKEDAIPNALERIRGDLDEQLERFRIQGKMLEAERLKTRTEYDLEMLAEMGYCPGIENYSAPIANRNPGDPPATLFHYFPDDFLLFMDESHVTWSQVGAMYEGDRSRKQNLVDFGFRLPCAMDNRPLKMAEFERMLKQAVFVSATPRNEELKRSTRVVEQVIRPTGLLDPEVEVRPSEGQMEDIYREVKDRISKDERSLILTLTKKMAEDLTDYLTGLGLKVKYIHSEVETIERVEILKGLRKGEFDILVGINLLREGIDLPEVSYIGILDADKIGFLRSTTSLIQIIGRAARNQNGKVVMYADRMSDAMKEAIEETSRRRKIQEDWNTSQGITPTTIKKAINDILVRENELKKEAVEMESSVLINSFNLMIPNDRKKLIRELEKQMAEYAEALQFEEAATIRDRIQEIRKMD, encoded by the coding sequence ATGCGCCCGTTCAAAGTCGTTTCCGATTACAGCCCCGCAGGAGACCAGCCGGAAGCGATTCGCGAGCTGGTTGAAGGAATCAGGGCCGGCGACAGATTCCAAACGCTCAAGGGCGTTACCGGCTCAGGAAAAACCTTCACCATGGCGAAGATCATCGAGGAAGTACAGCGGCCGACCCTGGTAATGAGCCACAATAAAACCCTCGCCGCCCAGCTCTACCGCGAGTTCAAAAGCTTTTTCCCGAACAACGCGGTAGAGTACTTCGTTTCCTATTACGACTACTATCAGCCGGAAGCCTATGTTCCCTCGCGCGATCTGTATATCGAAAAAGACGCGGCCATCAACGACGAAATCGACCGCATGCGCCTCGCGGCGACATTCAGCCTCATGGAAAGAAGAGACGTGATCGTCGTCTCGACGGTATCGTGCATCTACGGATTGGGACTTCCCGAGTCCTGGAGAGATCTGCGCATCCATGTTGAAATAGGCAAGCCCCTCAATCCCGACGAACTGAAAAAGCAGCTGGTGTCCCTGCAGTACGAACGCAACGACGCCGTTCTGGACAGAGGAAGATTCCGCTCCAGGGGCGATGTGCTGGAAATATTTCCGGCGTATCTCGAAGAAGCGTATCGGCTCGAATTTGACTGGGAAGATCTGGTCAGAATACGAAAGTTCAACCCGGTTTCCGGCGAAACCGTCATGGAGCTGGACGAACTTTCGATATATCCGGCGAAACACTTCGTCATGAAGGAAGACGCCATACCCAACGCGCTTGAAAGAATCCGCGGCGATCTCGACGAGCAGCTCGAACGGTTCCGCATTCAAGGAAAAATGCTGGAAGCGGAACGGCTGAAAACCAGAACCGAGTACGACCTTGAAATGCTCGCGGAAATGGGATACTGCCCCGGAATCGAAAACTATTCAGCTCCGATCGCGAACAGGAATCCCGGAGACCCGCCGGCAACACTCTTTCACTATTTTCCGGACGACTTTCTCCTGTTCATGGACGAAAGCCATGTTACCTGGAGCCAGGTCGGCGCGATGTACGAAGGGGACCGTTCGCGCAAGCAGAACCTCGTTGATTTCGGCTTCCGCCTGCCCTGCGCCATGGACAACCGGCCGCTGAAGATGGCGGAATTCGAGCGGATGCTCAAGCAAGCAGTTTTCGTATCGGCGACTCCGAGAAACGAAGAACTCAAGCGTTCGACGCGCGTAGTAGAACAGGTCATCCGTCCGACCGGCCTTCTCGATCCGGAAGTAGAAGTGCGCCCGAGCGAAGGGCAAATGGAAGACATCTACCGCGAAGTCAAGGACAGGATCTCGAAAGACGAGCGGAGCCTCATACTGACGCTCACCAAAAAGATGGCGGAAGATCTTACCGACTACCTTACAGGCCTCGGTCTCAAGGTGAAGTATATCCATTCCGAGGTCGAAACGATCGAGCGGGTGGAAATACTGAAGGGCTTGCGCAAGGGCGAATTCGACATTCTGGTCGGCATCAATCTGTTAAGGGAGGGAATCGACCTCCCCGAGGTTTCGTACATCGGAATCCTCGACGCCGATAAAATCGGATTCCTCAGATCCACTACCAGCCTCATACAGATAATCGGACGCGCCGCGAGAAACCAGAACGGCAAGGTCGTCATGTACGCCGACCGCATGAGCGACGCGATGAAAGAAGCGATCGAGGAAACTTCGCGCAGAAGGAAAATTCAGGAAGACTGGAATACCTCGCAAGGAATCACGCCGACTACCATCAAGAAAGCGATAAACGACATTCTCGTCCGCGAAAACGAGCTGAAAAAGGAAGCCGTCGAGATGGAATCATCGGTACTGATCAACAGCTTCAACCTGATGATACCGAACGATCGCAAAAAACTGATCCGGGAATTGGAAAAACAGATGGCCGAATACGCCGAAGCTCTCCAGTTCGAGGAAGCCGCGACGATCAGAGACAGAATCCAGGAAATCCGGAAGATGGACTGA